From one Tetragenococcus osmophilus genomic stretch:
- a CDS encoding PRD domain-containing protein, translated as MSITLPNLAVRSLDERYELVSLFVRQEANRLNQSIKVEKDAMVAFMLYDAKANIGQVKRDLKLVCAKSFLHYRTREQSELLIRKKDCPLQVQKGLLKIKEVSERLEHFLEGKGDYLTFEPQGTEVVWSQDLEQNMEVYHEIEDKLSSLDQGNIASTDLEKAISKDVDAYFASYVEELAQTTQKDMIAANIWEITNRLYDIAEQRLERTYNKKARFAFALHLQLTFERIRKNVPIVHPDLNRIRKKLKTEFQVALDLSTLIEEEMQIEIPFDEIGFISMFLSIQLGQKEQLPQSKVGIIVLMHGNSTVSSILSAAQELLGSTQGIAMDMSLDTSVNQMYQKLLNYVQENQSMFLNGLLLLTDMGSLNSFATLLYEETGIRTKAVSMTSTMIVIEALRMSEMGRSLEDIYQNIQISFETIVREQFQTEQENTYNKKAIVVTCFTGEGVAAKLYERIAAIVDQAKVEIIQMQFIERETFKKHIDSLLAEYEIKAIAGTVEVEYQNIPFFSAYDIFDDEKLKVLKSIVKDEIATETIVNSLEGSITHVDSLAILVETLKTIVQQAQSQMHIILEPSVEAGLVIHLAFLVEALRTSGINRQFSDLVAFQKKYRLEIDILKTSMISIEKNYDIQIPEDEIAYLTEAFIKNQIDTPFKLYTQN; from the coding sequence ATGTCAATCACTTTACCTAATTTGGCGGTTCGTTCTTTAGATGAGCGCTATGAACTAGTTTCGCTTTTTGTTAGACAAGAGGCCAATCGCTTAAATCAATCAATTAAAGTAGAAAAAGACGCTATGGTTGCTTTTATGTTATACGACGCCAAAGCGAATATTGGTCAAGTAAAGCGCGATTTAAAACTTGTTTGTGCAAAATCTTTTTTACATTATCGAACGCGTGAACAATCCGAGTTATTAATTCGTAAAAAGGATTGCCCTTTACAAGTTCAAAAGGGACTACTTAAAATCAAAGAAGTTTCTGAACGGCTTGAGCACTTTCTTGAAGGAAAAGGCGATTATTTAACTTTTGAACCCCAAGGTACCGAAGTTGTTTGGTCGCAGGATTTAGAACAAAACATGGAAGTTTATCATGAAATCGAAGATAAGCTATCTTCTTTAGATCAAGGAAACATTGCTAGTACAGATCTGGAAAAAGCGATCTCTAAGGATGTAGACGCTTATTTTGCCAGCTATGTAGAGGAGCTAGCGCAAACTACTCAAAAAGATATGATTGCGGCAAATATTTGGGAGATAACAAATCGTTTATATGATATTGCCGAACAAAGATTGGAGCGTACCTATAACAAAAAAGCTCGTTTTGCTTTTGCTTTACATCTACAGCTTACATTTGAACGTATACGTAAAAACGTTCCTATTGTGCATCCAGATTTGAATCGAATCAGAAAAAAATTAAAGACAGAATTTCAAGTGGCTCTTGATTTATCTACTTTAATTGAAGAAGAAATGCAAATCGAAATTCCGTTTGATGAAATCGGTTTTATTAGTATGTTTCTTTCCATTCAATTAGGGCAAAAAGAGCAATTACCTCAAAGCAAAGTGGGCATAATTGTATTGATGCACGGCAATTCGACAGTTTCAAGTATCCTATCAGCTGCCCAAGAACTTCTGGGCTCCACTCAAGGTATTGCGATGGATATGTCGTTGGACACTTCAGTCAATCAAATGTATCAAAAATTATTAAACTATGTGCAAGAGAACCAATCCATGTTTTTGAACGGTCTTTTGTTATTAACGGATATGGGTTCTTTGAATTCATTTGCTACTTTGTTGTATGAAGAAACAGGGATACGAACAAAAGCAGTTTCTATGACAAGTACAATGATTGTAATTGAAGCGTTGCGCATGTCAGAAATGGGACGAAGTTTAGAAGATATTTATCAAAATATCCAGATTTCTTTTGAAACGATTGTCCGTGAACAATTCCAAACAGAGCAGGAAAATACGTATAATAAAAAAGCAATAGTGGTAACTTGTTTTACAGGAGAAGGAGTTGCTGCCAAGCTATATGAGCGTATTGCAGCGATCGTTGACCAAGCAAAAGTTGAAATTATTCAAATGCAATTTATTGAAAGAGAAACTTTTAAGAAACATATTGATAGTCTATTAGCCGAATACGAAATTAAAGCTATTGCTGGCACAGTAGAAGTGGAGTATCAAAATATTCCTTTCTTTTCTGCTTACGATATTTTTGATGATGAAAAATTAAAAGTATTAAAAAGTATTGTAAAAGATGAAATAGCGACTGAAACTATTGTGAACTCCCTTGAAGGCAGTATCACTCACGTAGATTCATTAGCAATTTTAGTAGAAACGTTAAAAACAATTGTGCAACAAGCGCAGTCTCAAATGCATATTATTTTAGAACCTAGCGTAGAGGCAGGATTAGTCATTCACTTAGCCTTTTTAGTAGAGGCCTTGCGTACGTCAGGTATTAATAGACAATTTTCAGATTTAGTAGCCTTTCAAAAGAAATATCGATTAGAAATTGATATTTTAAAAACTTCAATGATCTCAATTGAAAAAAATTACGATATACAAATTCCAGAAGACGAAATAGCTTATTTAACAGAAGCCTTTATAAAAAATCAAATTGATACACCCTTCAAACTCTACACACAAAATTAG
- a CDS encoding DEAD/DEAH box helicase, whose amino-acid sequence MEIDFLPEKWQQKAKDEGFEEATHIQEKVFSKLNQKESLVGVAPTGTGKTLAYLWPTLLNVEPKQGNQLLVLTPSQELGVQVSNVARNWALDLGLQVQSLIGGANKKRQIEKLKAKPEVLVGTPGRLVELIKEKKVKAAYIQTVILDEADQLLQKEALGFMQSIIKSVPNTSQYAFFSATGTNALPEIKQLFQQELPVIDVTKEDNHLQQVDHYYLVYPARRTVDVLRRLGHVTDFQGLVFFNEVQDLGSAVEKLQYHHLPVASLASDQDKQARKQALENFRQQELVELLTTDVASRGLDIADLYYVVNTEVPNSKESYLHRAGRIGRMGKAGAVITIVQENTLPELKKIAKNLELSLQEIYLYEGELTTQEPEAPKAPKKKAKPKKNKETQKKKPKKAKKKQKQKNKGAPKNKTSSARH is encoded by the coding sequence ATGGAAATCGATTTTCTGCCAGAAAAATGGCAGCAAAAAGCAAAAGATGAAGGATTTGAAGAAGCAACGCACATCCAGGAAAAAGTATTTTCTAAGCTTAACCAAAAAGAAAGCTTGGTGGGCGTAGCGCCTACTGGAACAGGAAAAACACTAGCATACTTGTGGCCGACTTTATTAAACGTTGAGCCCAAACAAGGAAATCAGCTACTTGTGTTAACCCCTTCGCAAGAATTAGGTGTGCAAGTAAGTAACGTTGCTAGGAATTGGGCTTTAGATCTTGGATTACAAGTGCAATCCCTTATTGGCGGGGCGAATAAAAAAAGACAGATTGAAAAGTTAAAAGCAAAACCAGAAGTTCTTGTAGGAACTCCTGGACGTTTAGTTGAGTTAATCAAAGAGAAAAAAGTCAAAGCAGCGTACATCCAAACCGTTATTTTAGACGAAGCAGACCAATTGTTACAAAAAGAAGCGCTCGGTTTTATGCAATCAATTATAAAAAGTGTTCCTAATACGAGCCAATATGCTTTCTTTTCAGCTACAGGGACTAACGCTTTGCCAGAAATTAAACAGTTATTTCAACAAGAATTACCTGTGATTGATGTAACAAAAGAAGATAATCATCTGCAACAAGTAGATCATTATTATCTAGTCTATCCTGCAAGAAGAACCGTAGATGTTTTAAGAAGATTAGGACATGTCACTGATTTTCAAGGGTTAGTATTTTTTAATGAAGTACAGGATTTAGGCAGTGCTGTTGAAAAGTTGCAATATCATCACTTACCGGTAGCTAGTTTAGCTTCTGATCAAGATAAGCAAGCACGTAAACAAGCTTTGGAAAACTTTCGTCAGCAAGAGCTAGTCGAATTACTAACCACTGATGTTGCTTCTCGTGGGTTAGATATTGCTGATCTATATTATGTTGTAAATACCGAAGTTCCTAATTCTAAGGAAAGCTATCTACATCGTGCCGGACGTATTGGCAGAATGGGAAAGGCTGGGGCAGTCATTACGATTGTACAAGAAAATACACTACCAGAGCTTAAAAAAATCGCTAAAAACTTAGAATTGTCACTACAAGAAATTTATTTGTATGAAGGGGAATTGACGACTCAAGAACCTGAGGCACCTAAAGCGCCTAAGAAAAAAGCAAAACCTAAGAAAAATAAGGAGACTCAAAAGAAGAAGCCTAAAAAAGCTAAGAAAAAGCAAAAGCAAAAGAATAAAGGTGCTCCTAAAAATAAGACTTCTTCTGCTCGGCATTAA
- a CDS encoding Gfo/Idh/MocA family protein has protein sequence MIHLGIIGTNWITHQFVQAALATQEYELTAVYSRKIAKAQEFGEQYVGNRHYMDDLAEFFALEEMDTVYIASPNSLHFVQAQQAIQAGKNVIVEKPAFSTPKEMDTIIKLANENQVFFFEAARNIHEESFKKMREFLPTPNHIIGANFSYMKYSSRYDLVQQGEEPNIFSPRFSGGSLADLGVYLVYAALAWFGVPNEVHHFAQKIATGIDGLGVIILRYENFDVTLQHGKIGDAHLPSEIYFDDGTLWLDGVNSINQAWLYKHTDVNGPLEIEVAAKENPMIEEASDFAKIIQNPTDVSYGERYEEWVELARNVSHVIYELRKQAGVVFDADQE, from the coding sequence ATGATCCATTTAGGAATTATAGGGACCAACTGGATTACCCACCAATTCGTACAAGCAGCATTAGCCACTCAAGAATATGAGTTGACCGCTGTTTATTCTAGAAAGATTGCCAAGGCTCAAGAATTTGGTGAGCAATATGTAGGAAATCGTCACTATATGGATGATTTGGCTGAATTTTTTGCTTTAGAAGAAATGGACACTGTCTATATTGCTTCTCCTAATAGTCTGCATTTTGTGCAAGCTCAGCAAGCCATTCAAGCTGGCAAAAATGTCATTGTAGAAAAACCAGCTTTTTCTACGCCTAAAGAAATGGACACCATTATTAAATTAGCCAACGAGAACCAAGTATTCTTTTTTGAAGCGGCTCGTAATATTCACGAAGAAAGCTTCAAAAAAATGCGAGAATTTTTACCGACGCCTAACCATATTATTGGCGCCAATTTCAGTTACATGAAGTATTCTTCCCGTTACGATTTAGTCCAACAAGGGGAAGAACCAAATATCTTTTCTCCACGGTTTTCAGGAGGGTCTTTAGCTGATTTAGGGGTTTATCTTGTTTATGCCGCTTTAGCTTGGTTTGGCGTTCCTAATGAAGTCCATCATTTTGCGCAAAAAATCGCTACTGGTATTGATGGGTTAGGCGTAATTATTTTGCGCTATGAAAATTTTGATGTTACATTACAGCACGGTAAAATCGGCGATGCACATTTGCCTTCAGAAATTTATTTTGACGACGGCACACTTTGGTTGGATGGTGTCAATTCGATTAATCAAGCATGGTTGTATAAACATACGGATGTAAATGGCCCACTTGAAATCGAAGTAGCAGCTAAAGAAAATCCGATGATTGAAGAAGCAAGTGATTTTGCCAAAATTATTCAAAATCCAACAGATGTAAGTTATGGCGAAAGATATGAAGAATGGGTAGAATTAGCCCGAAATGTAAGCCATGTAATTTACGAATTAAGAAAACAAGCTGGCGTTGTGTTTGACGCTGATCAAGAATAG
- the sfsA gene encoding DNA/RNA nuclease SfsA codes for MKYDHIQLAYFLRRKNRFVASCRLKENNEVVDVHVKNTGRGKEVLVDGALVALNFSSSTKRKTAYDLIAVKKQNHWYNIDSSAPNEVVFQALLNQTIALPELKGSITLVKREVTYDNSRIDFYFETDQAEKGFIEVKGMTLENENIGAFPDAPTTRGLKHIYELMQAQKQGMHNYVIFVAQFAEIELATIHETMQPELQSAVCRAMKEGVHFLCYASYVSATQLELTKEVPFVLDTPFKDPLK; via the coding sequence ATGAAATATGATCATATTCAATTGGCTTATTTTTTGCGAAGAAAAAATCGTTTTGTCGCAAGTTGTCGTTTGAAAGAAAATAATGAAGTTGTCGATGTTCATGTGAAAAATACTGGACGTGGAAAAGAAGTGTTGGTCGATGGGGCGCTTGTTGCTCTAAATTTTTCTTCTAGTACTAAAAGAAAAACTGCTTATGATTTAATTGCGGTCAAAAAGCAAAATCATTGGTATAATATAGATAGCAGCGCACCTAATGAAGTCGTATTTCAGGCTTTACTTAATCAAACTATCGCTTTGCCTGAATTGAAAGGCTCAATTACTTTGGTTAAAAGAGAAGTAACTTATGACAATTCCCGTATCGATTTTTATTTTGAGACTGATCAAGCAGAAAAAGGATTTATTGAAGTTAAAGGAATGACGTTAGAAAATGAGAATATAGGAGCTTTTCCTGATGCTCCGACAACGCGTGGTTTAAAACATATTTATGAACTAATGCAAGCTCAAAAACAAGGGATGCATAATTACGTAATTTTTGTAGCACAATTTGCCGAAATTGAACTAGCAACGATTCATGAAACTATGCAACCTGAATTACAAAGTGCTGTTTGTCGTGCTATGAAAGAAGGCGTTCATTTTCTTTGCTATGCCTCTTATGTTAGTGCCACGCAACTTGAGTTGACAAAAGAAGTGCCATTTGTGTTAGATACACCGTTTAAGGATCCATTAAAATAA
- a CDS encoding serine hydrolase yields the protein MNKKHSIPFVMGIIFLLFSLLSTNVAAAEEPDIRAEAAISLDYDTGKIFYEQNSDEAMGIASTTKLISLYIVQKEVQDGNLDWDEEVPISEDVAELSENLDLSNVPLAQNEHYTVQDLFEAAVIQSANAATIALAEKVAGSEEEFVDQMRQQVEDWGIIDAKIVNSTGLSNEFLGDNIYPGTTKEDENELSAKDLAIVTRNLLQDFPETLEVSRIPEKEFAPDSSTSFDMENFNKMLPGLSAERNGVDGLKTGTTDLAGACFVGTTEQDGHRLITVILNATDHDEMENPDARFDETNKLIDYSLENWKQETVLAENDAIPDMSSVTVPQGKKQSLPVVAQDEIDLWLPTNKNEEDVSYHTSLDDEEIEAPVESGATVGTVQAQDEDDNLGYLDNEDAKSQVESPIITTESTEKANIFATTWRNIKGFFQ from the coding sequence ATGAATAAAAAACATTCTATTCCCTTTGTCATGGGAATTATTTTTTTACTTTTTTCACTACTTTCTACTAACGTAGCTGCAGCTGAAGAACCTGATATCAGAGCTGAAGCAGCCATTTCCTTAGACTACGATACGGGAAAGATTTTTTATGAACAAAATAGTGATGAAGCAATGGGAATAGCTTCAACCACAAAACTAATCAGTCTTTATATAGTTCAAAAAGAAGTCCAAGATGGTAATCTTGATTGGGATGAAGAAGTTCCTATTTCTGAAGATGTGGCCGAATTAAGTGAAAATCTTGATCTTTCCAATGTTCCATTAGCTCAAAATGAGCATTATACCGTACAAGATTTATTTGAAGCAGCTGTCATTCAATCAGCCAATGCAGCAACCATTGCTCTAGCAGAAAAAGTCGCAGGTTCAGAGGAAGAATTTGTAGACCAAATGCGTCAACAAGTTGAAGACTGGGGTATCATTGATGCCAAAATCGTCAATAGTACAGGACTATCAAATGAATTTTTAGGGGATAATATTTATCCAGGTACCACAAAAGAAGATGAAAATGAACTATCTGCTAAGGATTTAGCCATCGTTACCCGGAATTTGCTGCAAGACTTTCCTGAGACTTTGGAAGTAAGTCGGATTCCAGAAAAAGAATTCGCGCCTGATTCTTCAACATCTTTTGATATGGAAAACTTTAATAAAATGTTGCCCGGACTATCTGCCGAAAGAAATGGCGTAGATGGGTTAAAAACAGGAACGACCGATTTAGCTGGTGCTTGTTTTGTTGGTACAACTGAACAAGATGGCCATCGTCTGATCACCGTAATTTTGAACGCCACCGATCACGATGAAATGGAAAATCCAGATGCTCGTTTTGATGAAACAAATAAACTTATTGATTATTCCTTAGAAAACTGGAAACAAGAAACAGTGCTAGCAGAAAATGACGCTATCCCTGATATGTCTTCTGTTACAGTTCCACAAGGGAAAAAACAGTCCCTACCTGTTGTAGCCCAAGATGAAATTGATTTGTGGTTACCAACAAATAAAAATGAAGAAGATGTTTCCTATCATACATCTTTAGATGATGAAGAAATAGAAGCACCCGTTGAATCTGGTGCTACCGTTGGAACGGTTCAAGCTCAAGACGAAGACGACAACTTAGGTTATTTAGATAATGAAGATGCCAAGAGTCAAGTCGAAAGCCCTATTATTACAACTGAAAGCACTGAAAAAGCAAACATTTTCGCTACTACTTGGCGCAATATTAAAGGTTTCTTTCAATAA
- a CDS encoding GyrI-like domain-containing protein has translation MELGEVIQTKKPAFVVVGKEGQGPADEAPTWVSELWRAVYQDLDQLDEFVDKQTSEADLWGLMSDDKHWLEPWQEQGKYLAGIELPAAVQPPDGWQRWELPAMEYLVVKTDAPNLDSMTQKMFEEILPREGHSLVGAVQEHYLPDFTTGEVELYFPVQIL, from the coding sequence TTGGAACTTGGAGAAGTCATTCAAACGAAAAAACCAGCTTTTGTTGTTGTTGGTAAAGAAGGACAAGGCCCGGCAGATGAAGCACCAACATGGGTATCTGAACTATGGAGAGCTGTGTATCAAGATTTGGACCAATTAGATGAATTTGTTGATAAACAGACAAGTGAGGCAGATTTATGGGGCTTAATGTCTGATGATAAACATTGGCTTGAACCTTGGCAAGAACAAGGGAAATATCTAGCAGGTATTGAGCTACCAGCGGCTGTTCAACCACCAGATGGTTGGCAACGTTGGGAATTGCCTGCTATGGAATACTTGGTGGTTAAAACAGACGCCCCTAATTTAGATTCAATGACACAAAAAATGTTTGAAGAAATTTTACCGCGTGAAGGGCACAGTTTGGTAGGAGCTGTTCAAGAACATTATTTGCCAGACTTTACTACAGGAGAAGTTGAGTTGTATTTTCCGGTGCAGATATTATAA
- a CDS encoding YdcF family protein, with product MVYGHLPWFILAYLALIFILIKRNKKQGRPGAFWNFVYWTFLYLALYLGIIEAQNKSYFFLIPLLFFALFSWIFQREKARVVNGFLFNLFIGVFGLYLLYNFFITSDVIVFSLIFLIGILFIAVALFGFIGLIILFYWNALVVIKRESHSLANLLTLILAVLMTIWLIYDSFIIKMLPDWASLLLSVLPAMFMYFVIAFLNFFSASVLYQFNQPSYKQDFIIVLGAGLVGGDKVSPLLANRIQRAIDFYYQQRKSTRHPVKLIMSGGKGTDEEVAEAVAMKRYALHHGIQEDDILIETNSTTTLENMEFSKEIIDRYEIVKPNVIFSSNNYHIFRAGIFARMAHLKAEGIGAKTAFYYLPNAFLREFIAIIAMKRKFHFTIVTLLGSAILLLSIISQVFS from the coding sequence ATGGTTTATGGGCATTTGCCTTGGTTTATACTTGCTTATTTAGCTCTTATTTTTATTCTTATTAAGCGAAACAAAAAACAAGGTAGACCAGGAGCATTTTGGAACTTTGTCTATTGGACATTTTTATATTTAGCCCTTTATTTGGGTATTATTGAAGCGCAAAATAAAAGTTATTTCTTTCTGATTCCTTTACTTTTTTTTGCTCTTTTTTCTTGGATATTTCAACGTGAAAAAGCACGTGTGGTTAATGGTTTTCTTTTTAACCTTTTTATTGGCGTCTTTGGACTTTATTTACTCTACAACTTTTTTATTACTAGTGATGTGATTGTTTTTAGTTTAATATTTCTCATCGGTATTTTATTTATCGCTGTGGCTTTATTTGGATTTATCGGCTTGATCATCCTATTTTATTGGAATGCTTTAGTGGTAATTAAAAGAGAATCTCATTCGCTCGCCAATTTATTAACATTAATTTTAGCTGTTTTAATGACTATTTGGCTTATCTATGATTCATTTATTATTAAAATGTTGCCAGATTGGGCAAGCTTATTATTATCGGTTTTACCGGCTATGTTTATGTATTTTGTGATCGCCTTTTTAAATTTTTTCAGTGCTTCCGTTTTATATCAATTTAACCAACCATCTTATAAGCAAGATTTTATCATTGTTTTAGGCGCTGGTTTAGTTGGAGGTGACAAGGTTTCTCCTTTATTAGCCAACCGTATTCAGCGGGCAATCGATTTTTATTACCAACAACGCAAAAGTACGCGTCATCCAGTAAAGCTCATTATGTCTGGAGGCAAAGGAACTGACGAAGAAGTTGCTGAAGCTGTAGCAATGAAACGATATGCATTACACCATGGAATCCAAGAAGATGACATTCTAATCGAAACAAATTCAACCACGACATTGGAAAATATGGAATTCTCTAAAGAAATTATTGATCGATATGAAATTGTTAAACCTAATGTCATTTTTTCTTCAAATAATTACCATATCTTTCGTGCTGGTATATTTGCGAGAATGGCGCATTTAAAAGCTGAAGGAATCGGAGCAAAAACAGCTTTTTATTACTTACCTAATGCCTTTTTACGCGAATTCATTGCGATTATTGCAATGAAACGAAAGTTCCACTTTACTATTGTTACGCTGTTAGGTTCAGCGATATTATTGCTATCAATTATATCGCAAGTTTTTTCTTAA
- a CDS encoding ISL3 family transposase → MSISHYTKEILDILDLNLTFEEDCFQKEAINGVICFVFYGQLSYRPQACFHCGEEDTACLMKWGFKEVTIQLNDVSEYKTLLKMKKQRFRCKTCGKTSIAETSVADRHCSIARRVKLAIAEKLAQPLSMAMVARLKHVSPTTVLRVLHSFKPKQLTPNTSLPEVLCFDEFQSVKRVSGAMSFIMMDGQTRQLLEIVANRQLPHLEAFFARYPREERAKVHYVVSDFYSPYASLVKTLFPNAQLVIDRFHMSQHIGRAFQQQRKQVMNTFNRRQKEYKHLKKYWKLLQKKAWALDYKKRYWRPSFRDHLTEQEIVDRLLSYHSLLRQGYKIYQSFLSAFHKQDIERLDQLLKTDLSQLLDPFQPVVKTFRKYRQEIRLALTVPYSNGPLEGLNNPIKVLKRVAYGFHSFENFRQRIFLYRGKYFQPGPLPIQTKKSS, encoded by the coding sequence ATGTCCATCTCTCATTATACTAAAGAAATCCTAGATATCCTAGACTTAAATCTGACTTTTGAAGAAGATTGTTTCCAAAAAGAAGCCATTAACGGCGTCATTTGTTTTGTCTTTTATGGTCAGCTTTCTTATCGTCCACAAGCCTGTTTTCACTGTGGCGAAGAAGATACGGCTTGTTTAATGAAATGGGGATTCAAGGAAGTGACGATTCAGCTTAACGATGTGAGTGAATACAAAACCTTACTTAAAATGAAGAAACAACGTTTTCGTTGTAAAACTTGCGGGAAAACTTCTATCGCCGAAACCAGTGTCGCGGACCGTCATTGTTCGATCGCTCGACGCGTCAAACTCGCCATTGCAGAAAAATTAGCTCAACCCTTGTCGATGGCAATGGTCGCCCGGTTGAAGCATGTTTCGCCGACGACAGTTTTACGTGTGTTGCACAGTTTTAAACCTAAACAGCTAACTCCTAATACTTCCTTGCCGGAAGTGCTTTGTTTTGATGAATTTCAATCGGTCAAACGAGTTTCTGGTGCCATGAGTTTTATTATGATGGATGGCCAAACGCGGCAGCTCTTAGAGATTGTCGCCAATCGACAACTGCCTCATTTAGAAGCCTTTTTTGCCCGTTATCCTAGAGAGGAAAGAGCCAAGGTGCACTATGTCGTTTCGGATTTTTACAGTCCGTATGCTTCTTTAGTCAAAACTCTTTTTCCTAATGCGCAGTTAGTCATTGATCGTTTCCATATGAGCCAACATATTGGGCGAGCTTTCCAACAACAACGGAAACAAGTGATGAACACCTTTAACCGTCGGCAAAAAGAATATAAGCACCTCAAAAAATATTGGAAACTTCTACAGAAAAAAGCTTGGGCACTGGATTACAAAAAACGATATTGGCGGCCTAGTTTTCGGGATCATTTAACCGAGCAAGAGATTGTCGACCGCTTATTAAGTTATCATTCACTACTTAGACAAGGCTATAAAATCTATCAATCGTTCCTTTCTGCATTTCATAAGCAAGATATCGAACGTTTGGATCAATTATTAAAAACCGATTTGTCTCAGCTTCTTGACCCGTTTCAGCCCGTAGTCAAGACCTTTCGCAAGTATCGACAAGAGATCCGGCTGGCTTTAACGGTGCCTTACTCTAATGGTCCTTTAGAAGGTTTAAATAATCCTATTAAAGTCCTAAAACGAGTCGCTTATGGTTTCCATAGCTTTGAGAACTTTCGGCAACGGATCTTTTTATACCGAGGAAAGTATTTCCAACCCGGACCCTTACCTATACAAACTAAAAAAAGCAGCTAG
- a CDS encoding HD domain-containing protein yields the protein MKITWQEDPEYVSYIEDLLETEEVQKLGAFVQHRHSTRLDHSISVSYNSYKLAKRFNGDAKACARAGLLHDLFYYDWRTTKFDEGSHAYVHPRIACKNAEKLTELTDMEKDIIIKHMFGATIAPPRYKESYIVTMVDKYCAVQEASLPMSERIKHRWNTTFKKKQSA from the coding sequence ATGAAAATAACTTGGCAAGAAGATCCGGAATACGTGTCTTATATAGAGGACTTGCTTGAAACAGAAGAAGTTCAAAAATTAGGTGCTTTTGTTCAACACAGACATTCGACACGTTTAGATCACTCTATCAGCGTTTCTTATAACAGTTATAAATTAGCCAAACGATTCAACGGAGATGCCAAAGCTTGTGCTCGTGCTGGATTGCTACATGACTTGTTTTATTATGACTGGCGTACAACCAAGTTCGATGAAGGAAGTCATGCTTATGTACATCCACGCATCGCTTGTAAAAACGCTGAAAAATTAACTGAATTAACAGATATGGAAAAAGATATTATTATTAAGCACATGTTTGGTGCGACCATTGCACCACCACGTTACAAAGAAAGTTATATTGTGACAATGGTTGATAAATACTGTGCTGTACAAGAAGCAAGTCTTCCAATGAGTGAACGTATCAAACATCGTTGGAACACAACATTTAAGAAAAAACAATCAGCTTAG
- a CDS encoding TrmH family RNA methyltransferase, with translation MREIQAAKNNKIKALKKLHQRKYRNQSEDYLLEGYHLIEEAAKAHAEIKEIFLDKRGLRLWQEWVENHQFTYYLLSDEAMKALSEQPAPQGIIALVQKSSNFPSDFSGKWLLLDNVQDPGNVGTIVRTADAAGFDGIFLGQGTADEYSPKVLRSMQGSQFHLPIFSGDLTEVIAEFQKIDSKIYGTKLDPAAISYNEVQKNEDFVLILGNEGQGVAEDLLQLTDQNLYIPIYGKAESLNVGVAAGILMYALI, from the coding sequence GTGAGAGAGATTCAAGCGGCAAAAAATAACAAAATTAAAGCATTAAAAAAATTGCATCAAAGAAAATATCGAAATCAATCCGAAGATTATTTGCTAGAAGGGTATCATCTGATTGAAGAAGCAGCGAAAGCTCATGCTGAAATTAAAGAAATTTTTTTGGACAAAAGAGGACTGCGTTTATGGCAAGAGTGGGTGGAAAACCATCAATTTACTTATTATTTGCTTTCTGATGAAGCAATGAAGGCCTTATCTGAACAACCTGCGCCTCAAGGGATTATCGCTTTAGTTCAAAAGTCTAGCAATTTTCCAAGTGATTTTTCTGGAAAATGGTTATTACTAGATAATGTCCAAGACCCTGGCAATGTTGGGACAATTGTACGTACAGCTGACGCGGCTGGTTTTGACGGAATTTTTTTGGGCCAAGGCACAGCAGATGAATATAGTCCTAAAGTTTTACGCAGTATGCAAGGCAGTCAGTTTCACTTACCGATTTTTAGTGGAGATTTAACTGAAGTGATAGCTGAATTTCAAAAAATTGATAGTAAAATTTATGGCACGAAATTAGATCCAGCAGCTATTTCTTATAATGAGGTCCAAAAAAACGAGGATTTTGTGCTTATTTTAGGAAATGAAGGCCAGGGCGTAGCTGAGGATCTTTTACAGTTGACAGATCAAAATTTATATATTCCGATTTATGGCAAAGCAGAATCGCTTAATGTCGGAGTTGCAGCAGGTATTTTAATGTACGCACTTATTTAG